ATCGAAGGAGGCCCGGCCCGCCGAGCTCGTAGATCGAGTCCTCGAGCGCGTCGGCGAGGCGCCCGGTGATCCCGCCGGCGACGGCGCTCGCGCCGCCGCTGAGCAGGCGCTCGAGGAACGGACGGGGCGGGGCGAGCCGCAGGGTCTTCCCCGACGGCACCCCGGTCGCCCGGGCGAGCTCCTCGAGGGCGAACTCGCGGTCGCCGAGCGCGTCGACCAGGCCGAGCTCGAGGGCCTTCGCCCCGCTCCAGAACTCGCCGGTCGCGAGCGCGCGGATCTCCTCGACCGGGCGCTTTCGCTCGCGCGCGACGGCCGCGACGAAGACGTCGTAGCTCTGCTGCGCGACCGCGAGCAGCTTGCTTCGCTCCTCGTCGGTCAGGGGCCGGTACCCTTGGTAGGCGTCCTTGTGGACGCCCACGTGGACCAGCTCGAGCCCGATGCCGAGCCGTCGCAACAGCTCTCGGGTCGCGAGGTGCGGCAGGACGACGCCGATCGAGCCGACACCGGACTCGGGATAGGCGAAGATGCGCCGGGCGCCCAGGGCCGCGAGGTAGGCGCCGGACGCGCCGAGCGCCCCGATGGTAGCGAAGACCGGCTTCTCCGCGTCGAGCCGCTTCACGGCGAGATAGAAGTCCATGGAGGCGATCGCCTCCCCGCCGCCGCTCGAGATGTC
The genomic region above belongs to Thermoplasmata archaeon and contains:
- the sppA gene encoding signal peptide peptidase SppA encodes the protein MRERLAHVSFRGTIRDRSVEPFLRLLRGLRQRRRIRGVLLDISSGGGEAIASMDFYLAVKRLDAEKPVFATIGALGASGAYLAALGARRIFAYPESGVGSIGVVLPHLATRELLRRLGIGLELVHVGVHKDAYQGYRPLTDEERSKLLAVAQQSYDVFVAAVARERKRPVEEIRALATGEFWSGAKALELGLVDALGDREFALEELARATGVPSGKTLRLAPPRPFLERLLSGGASAVAGGITGRLADALEDSIYELGGPGLLR